CACGAAGTAGTAGAGGCCATAGACGTCGCCGAAGTCGTCATTGGTGAGAGGTGCCAATGCACCGGGGGGCAGACTGCCGACTGCATCATCCACCTTGTTGCGCAGTTTGCCCCAGATGATCTGCAGATCCTCCTTGCTGGGGGAAAACTCGAACTTGATTTCGACCGTTATCCGCGAAACACCAAAGCTGGATTCAGACGTAATCTCGTCGACTTCCTGCAGCTGCTGAATGGCACTTTCCAGCGGTTCGGTGACTTCATTTGCAACTTCTTCCGGGGTCGCACCGGGATATTGCGTGACGACGACAGCCTGCCGAATGGTGAATTCCGGGTCCTCGAAACGCGGCATGTTTTCGTAGGCGGTCCAGCCTCCAAACAGCGCAATCAGGATAATGATCACGCTGATGAGGCGGTTCTTGATGGCAAATTCAGCAGGATGCATGTGACCGACCTCCTACTGTTCGAAGGCGCGGACTTGCGTGCCCTCCGTCAGGAATGAAACACCGGCCGCCACAATCGTGTCGCCAGCGGCAAGGCCCGAAGTCACCACCACATCCGCACCGACGTCAGGCCCTTCCTGGCTGATGGTGATGGCCGTGCGTGACACGGTCATGGTCTCGGCATCGACCTTCCAGGCAAACAGGTCTTCTGCCTGCGCAAGAACGGCTGTTCGCGGAATTGTAATTCGACCGTCCGCACCATTGCGGTTGGCAATCTGCAGCTTGGACCTCAGTGTGCCCGTCATGCCCGGCAGGATCACGAGGTCCTCCGGTGGCTCGAAAGCAAACCGCACCTGGAATGTCTGTGTCCGTGGGTCCGTCTGGGTTGACGTCGATACGATTTGCGCGGGCACTTCTCTGTCAGGTGCGGCATCCAGAACCACGTAGGATTCAGCCACGTCAATCTGGCCGGAATTGGCAACAAGCGTCGACGGCACCTGAACAACGGCTTCCGCAGCGCCGGTAGACTGGAGCGTTACAATCACCGTTTGGGCTCCAACGGTCTGGAACTGGTCAACATGCTTGGTTGCAATCACGCCAGCGAAGGGCGCGCGCAGCGTGCTGTCGTCGAGCTGCTTTTGGGCATCGTCGAGTGCGGTTCGCGCGACATCGCGGTCTTTCAACCGCTCATCATATGTTTTTTGAGCAATCGTGCCCTTCTTGATGAGCTGCGCTGCTCTGCTGAACTGGGATTGCGCGTTGCGGTAGGTCGCCTCTGCCTGCGCCACCTGATTTTGGAATGCCCGCTGTTCCAACTGACCAATAAGGTCGCCCTCAGCGACTTCCTGACCCTCAATGACCGGGAACTCCTGGAGCACCCCGTTCACTTCGAATGTCAGGTCTGCAGTTGATCGCGCGCTGATCACCGCCGGGAGGTTCATGGTCCGTGTGTTCTGCGACTGAACCACTTCAAAGAGCTTAGCTGGACGAACCGAAGGCTCTTCACTCGCCTCGGGCGCGTCAGAGCATGATGCAAGCCCGACACAAGCGGCCAACACAGATCCCGCCACCGTTCGCCGTTTCCACATCTTGAGATTTGTCAATTGGAACACAGGCTGCTCTCCACACTGATAAGGTCCGACCGTCCCTAAAAAAGGATTTCGGTTCCCCTTGATACCTGAATTGGCCCGCTGCGTAAGCCACGGACACAAATTAAGCAGAAGCGGGAGACCAGTACATCTGGACAATAGGAAATCCATATTCAGGATTTTGTGACGACCACGGATTGTTCGACGAATTTCGCCTGCCCAAAAACGCCCAGAAAAGCGACATCTGCTGCATCTGAGCCAACGCCGATCCGCGCGATGGTGTCTGCCGGCGCCATTCCGGTTGCATCGACAAGGTGCCATGTACCGTCAAGATAGATTTCCGCCACCGCGTGAAAATCTTGAGGCGTTACGCCTGGCGCATAGACGCTGACAAACCGAGCTGGGATCCCCGATGCACGCGCAAGCGTTATCAGGACATGGGCGAAATCTCGGCAAATACCCTGCCTTTGGACAAAGGTATCCAGAGCGGTCGTCTGAGCATTGCTGGACCCGGGAACATATTTGAAGGTTGAGTGAATCCAGGCACGCATTGCGTCAATCTTGGCACCACCCTCCAGGTGACCGAACTCGTCCTCAGCGAAGGAACTGAATTGATCAGACTGGCAGTAACGCGAGGGCATCAGGTACCTCACGGTATGCCAGGGCAGAAGACGGGGCATCGCCGAGCTGAGTGCGGTCAAGTCGAGGGCAGGCCGGTCAACGTGTATGCGTGCGCTGTAGGCGCAGCGAAATTCTCCATCCGCGCGTATCCATATGCGT
The Pyruvatibacter sp. HU-CL02332 genome window above contains:
- a CDS encoding efflux RND transporter periplasmic adaptor subunit — its product is MDFLLSRCTGLPLLLNLCPWLTQRANSGIKGNRNPFLGTVGPYQCGEQPVFQLTNLKMWKRRTVAGSVLAACVGLASCSDAPEASEEPSVRPAKLFEVVQSQNTRTMNLPAVISARSTADLTFEVNGVLQEFPVIEGQEVAEGDLIGQLEQRAFQNQVAQAEATYRNAQSQFSRAAQLIKKGTIAQKTYDERLKDRDVARTALDDAQKQLDDSTLRAPFAGVIATKHVDQFQTVGAQTVIVTLQSTGAAEAVVQVPSTLVANSGQIDVAESYVVLDAAPDREVPAQIVSTSTQTDPRTQTFQVRFAFEPPEDLVILPGMTGTLRSKLQIANRNGADGRITIPRTAVLAQAEDLFAWKVDAETMTVSRTAITISQEGPDVGADVVVTSGLAAGDTIVAAGVSFLTEGTQVRAFEQ
- a CDS encoding transglutaminase family protein, translated to MPSRYCQSDQFSSFAEDEFGHLEGGAKIDAMRAWIHSTFKYVPGSSNAQTTALDTFVQRQGICRDFAHVLITLARASGIPARFVSVYAPGVTPQDFHAVAEIYLDGTWHLVDATGMAPADTIARIGVGSDAADVAFLGVFGQAKFVEQSVVVTKS